Proteins encoded by one window of Desulfovibrio ferrophilus:
- a CDS encoding ABC transporter substrate-binding protein, whose translation MKRLSILIAVLLMSLMCTAAWAKTYTISVNQFVEHPALDAVLKGLQDSLKEQGLEVKYNVHIAQANMATANQIAQSIAGENPDMVVAIATPCAQACAQIVKKAPHMAKVPLLFSAVTDPKGAGLVKDLNHPGGNITGVSDMTPVDKHLAMIMETVPGLKSLGVVYNSGEANSKTLVNMLREACKAKGVSLEETTASKTSDVYQATKSLVGRTQAVYVPTDNTVVSALESMVKVCEQNHLPLFAADVDSVPRGAVAALGFDYYLHGKQTGAMAGRIFGGASAATTPVEFQEGMSLHLNLKAAKAQGLVIPEAVMAKADKIVE comes from the coding sequence ATGAAACGTTTGTCGATCCTTATTGCAGTCCTGCTCATGAGCCTCATGTGCACAGCGGCATGGGCCAAGACCTACACCATTTCAGTCAACCAGTTCGTCGAGCACCCGGCCTTGGACGCCGTACTCAAGGGTCTTCAGGATTCCCTGAAAGAGCAGGGCCTGGAGGTGAAGTACAACGTGCATATCGCCCAGGCCAACATGGCCACTGCCAACCAGATTGCCCAGTCCATTGCCGGTGAAAATCCCGACATGGTCGTGGCCATTGCCACTCCCTGCGCCCAAGCCTGTGCGCAGATCGTGAAGAAAGCCCCGCATATGGCCAAGGTGCCGCTGCTGTTCTCCGCCGTGACCGACCCCAAGGGTGCCGGTCTGGTCAAGGATCTCAACCACCCCGGCGGCAATATCACCGGTGTGTCTGACATGACCCCCGTGGACAAGCATCTGGCCATGATCATGGAGACCGTCCCCGGCCTGAAGAGCCTGGGTGTGGTTTACAATTCCGGTGAAGCCAACTCCAAGACCCTGGTCAACATGCTGCGCGAGGCCTGTAAGGCAAAGGGCGTTTCCCTCGAAGAAACCACTGCCTCCAAGACATCCGACGTTTACCAGGCCACCAAGAGCCTTGTGGGTCGCACCCAGGCCGTCTACGTGCCCACTGACAACACAGTGGTCTCCGCCCTGGAATCCATGGTCAAGGTCTGTGAGCAGAATCATCTGCCCCTGTTTGCTGCGGATGTGGATTCCGTGCCGCGCGGAGCCGTTGCTGCCCTCGGATTTGACTACTACCTGCACGGCAAGCAGACCGGCGCCATGGCTGGTCGCATCTTCGGCGGCGCTTCTGCTGCAACCACCCCCGTGGAGTTCCAGGAAGGCATGAGCCTGCACCTGAACCTGAAGGCCGCCAAGGCCCAGGGGCTGGTCATTCCCGAGGCCGTGATGGCCAAGGCTGACAAGATCGTCGAGTAG